Below is a window of Pseudomonadota bacterium DNA.
GGCAACATCGGCCTCATGAAGGCGGTCGACAAGTTCGAGTACCGCCGCGGCTACAAGTTCTCGACCTACGCGACGTGGTGGATCAGGCAGGCTATCACGCGCGCCATAGCGGACCAGGCGCGCACCATCCGCATACCGGTGCACATGATCGAGACCATAAACAAGCTCGTCCGCACATCCCGCTATCTCGTCCAGGAGCTCGGCCGCGAGCCGCTGCCCGAGGAGATAGCACTCAAGATGGAGCTGCCGATAGAGAAGGTGCGCAAGGTCCTCAAGATCGCCAAGGAGCCGATATCGCTCGAGACGCCGATCGGCGAGGAGGAGGACAGCCATCTCGGCGACTTCATCGAGGACAAGTCGGTCGTGTCGCCCACCGACTCGGTGGTGAATCTGAGCCTCTCCGACCAGACGAGGCAGGTTCTGGCCAGCCTCACGCCGAGGGAGGAGAAGGTCCTCAGGATGCGCTTCGGCATCGGCGAGAAATCGGACCACACGCTCGAGGAGGTCGGCCGCGATTTCTCGGTCACCCGCGAGAGGATCAGGCAGATAGAGGCCAAGGCGCTGCGCAAGCTCAGGCACCCGAGCAGGGCCAAGAGGCTGCGCAGCTTCATCGACTGGTGATGCGCGGCGGTCACGGGAGGGGGAATGCAGGTATCGAGGGAGCTTGACTACGGCGTGAGGGCCATGGTGGTGCTGTCCGCCCACGACCGGGAGATACTCTCCAAGAGGAAGATAGCCAAAGAGTTCAGGATACCGGTCAACTTCCTCGCGCTGATCCTGCCCAAGCTCGTCCGCTCGCGGCTCGTCGAGTCGCTTCCGGGCCCCAAGGGCGGCTACAGGCTTGCCAGGCCCGCATCCCGCATATCCATGTACGACGTGATCATCGCGATCGAGGACGAGGTGGCGTTCAACCTCTGCCTCAGGTCGAAGAGCGGGTGCGAGGAGAAGCAGAGGTGCCCTGTCACGCACGTCTGGCGCAAGATGCAGTGCGACGCCATGGACTACCTCAAGGGGGTAAGTTTCGAGAAGCTCTCGCAGGGTTTCGGCAGGTGAGTCTGGCTCTGCTGGGCCGGGGGGATCGGATGAGAAGATGGGCATTGTGGGTGGCGCTGGCCGCGTGCGCGTTCGGGGCCGCGGTCGCCGGCATATCGACCTCGCAGCACATGCGCATCTCGCGCGAGGGGCTGGAGAGGGGGAGCTACTGCGCGATCAGCGAGACGATCAACTGCGACACGGTCAACGCAAGCTCCTACGCGGAATTCCTCGGGGTTCCGATCGCATGGTGGGGCGTCTGCTTCTACGCGGCCATAGCGGCGTTCGCGCTCTACGCCGCGCTCTCGAAGAAGGAGCGCAGGGCGAGCGTCGCCGCGGCATGGTTCATGGCCTGCGGCGGGATCCTGTACAGCATCTTCCTCGCCTACATAGCGTTCGTGGTCCTGGCGGTCCTCTGCATAGAGTGCACGGCCATGTATCTGGCCAACATGCTCCTGTTCGTGTTCCTCTTCGTGGCCATGGGCGTCCCGCTCGGAGGGGCCCCGAGGTTCGTGAGGGACTATGCGCTGGCCGTCTTCGGCAGGCGCTCCAACCTGGGCTTCAAGCCGGCGATCTTCAAACAGGCGGCCGCTGCCGGCATCTTCTTTCTGATCGGCTGGGCCGCGATATCCCAGATACAGGCGAAGGACAGGTCCGCGGGGGGCGCGGCGAGCCTCGAGGACAAGGTGAGGGCCTTCTACATGCAGTCGCTTTCCGACATCGAGATCGACACGCGCTGGTCGGTGTGGGGGGATCCCGGCGCGAAGGTGACGATAGTCGAGTTCAGCGAGTTCGAGTGCCCCTTCTGCAGGCTCTCGGCCTTCAACGTCAAGCCCGCGCTGCAGGAGTTCAGGAAGGACATCAGATACTACTTCGTCCACTATCCGCTCGACTCGAGCTGCAACGACGAGCTCGACAGGCCGATGCATCGGCACGCCTGCTTCGCCGCGAGGGCGGCCGTGTGCGCCGACAGGCTGGGGGACTTCTGGGGATACCACGACGACCTCTTCCGGGAGCAGGCTCAGCTGACCGAGGGGAAGATCATCGCTGCGGCGAAGGGGCGCGGATACGACATGGAGAAGTTTCTTGAGTGCGTCGGATCGCCCGAGGTCGACGAATTCGTGAAGAGCCAGATAAAGGCCGCACAGAGGATCTACGTGGAGGGCACCCCGGCGCTATACCTCAACGGCAGAAAGCTCAGGCATTGGCACGACCGCAGGTACCTGCAGGCGCTCGTCAAGGAGGAGATCAAAAGGAGCTCAAAGGGGAAAGGTCAGGGCTCAGAGTAAGGCCTTTTCGAGCTTTTCGTAGTAGTCGATGACGCTGCGCACGTAGGAGCGCTTCGCCCTGTAGTCCGCCGGGTAGAAGCTCCGCTTGAATCCGTAGACGATCAGGTCCTTGAGCGCCTTGGGCGCAATCTCGAAGTTCGTGACCGCCAGCTCGATCTCCTTGGTGACGGTGGTGTTCGAGATGAGGCGGTTGTCGGTGCAGAAGGTTACCGACATCCGCCTGGCCAGCATCTCCTTGAGCGGGTGGCCCCCGATCCCCTTTATGTGCGGCATGGTCTGCAGGTTGGAGGTGAGGCAGACCTCTATGGTGATCCTGCGGTCCGCTATGTACTCCCACAGCTCCTTGACGTAGGTCTCGCGCTCCTCCTTCGTGGGGAGGTCCACCAGCGAGGTGTCGAACAGATGCGTGCCGTGGCCTATTCGGTCCGCGTGGCAGTCGGTGATCGCCTGGAAGATCGATGCGGGCCCGTAGGCCTCGCCCGCATGCACCGTCTTCTTGATGAAGTGCTTGTGCGCCAGGTCGTAGGCCTGCCTGTGCTTCTCCGCCGGGTAGCCGTGCTCCGCCCCCGCGAGGTCGAAGCCGGCGATCGGCACGCCGAGCTCGTTCCTCGCGTGCACGAGCGACCTCACCAGCTCGATCGAGGCCAGCGCCTGCATGTCGTCCTCGGGCATGTAGGGGTGTATCTCCCTGAGCCTGCGGTAGTAGGTCGCCGACTGCTCGTCGAACATGCGCATGGCGCAGCCTATTATTCCGTAGTGAAACTTCGGCTCGTCCCCCGATTTTATATCGGGCCCGGCGTTGATCTTTGCCTCCGCGCGGCGCAGCCCCCTGTCCACGCTCACGAGGACGTCGTCCACGGTCATGGAGGCGTTCGAGTGCAGCTGCGGTGCGAAGCGGACCTCGATGTAGCGCACCCCCTCGGAGAAGCTGTCCAGGCACAGCTCGTATGCCACGCGCTCCAGCGCCTCGGGGGTCTGCATGACCGCGGTCGTGTACTGGAATCCCCGGAGGTACTCGACCAGGTCGCGGTATCGCTCCTTGAAGACCGCCTTTTTGAGCCCCTCTTCGGTGTCGGCGGGCAGCGAGATCTTCTGCTGCCTCGCAAGCTCGATCAGCGTGGAGAGCCTCATGCTGCCGTCGAGGTGCAGGTGCAGATCGCTCTTGGGTATCGCCAGCAGAAATTCCCTGGGGTATCTTGTCATGTCATCTTCCTCCATCATGGGGCGAGGTCGTGCCGGGCGCCTCCGAGAGGGGGAACCGGCCCGACAGAGCGGCCTCGCGCATTGCCCGGACCGACCCCGACGGATCGATGCCCCACTCGGGGGGGCAGGCGGCGAGCAGGTGCAGGAAGCAGAACCCGTCCGCCGATGCCGCGGTCTTGAATTTGGAGTCCAGGTCGAGCGGGAGCGCCGGGGTGGTCGTCGCGAAATACGGTATGGCGC
It encodes the following:
- a CDS encoding sigma-70 family RNA polymerase sigma factor encodes the protein GNIGLMKAVDKFEYRRGYKFSTYATWWIRQAITRAIADQARTIRIPVHMIETINKLVRTSRYLVQELGREPLPEEIALKMELPIEKVRKVLKIAKEPISLETPIGEEEDSHLGDFIEDKSVVSPTDSVVNLSLSDQTRQVLASLTPREEKVLRMRFGIGEKSDHTLEEVGRDFSVTRERIRQIEAKALRKLRHPSRAKRLRSFIDW
- a CDS encoding Rrf2 family transcriptional regulator, encoding MQVSRELDYGVRAMVVLSAHDREILSKRKIAKEFRIPVNFLALILPKLVRSRLVESLPGPKGGYRLARPASRISMYDVIIAIEDEVAFNLCLRSKSGCEEKQRCPVTHVWRKMQCDAMDYLKGVSFEKLSQGFGR
- a CDS encoding thioredoxin domain-containing protein, which codes for MRRWALWVALAACAFGAAVAGISTSQHMRISREGLERGSYCAISETINCDTVNASSYAEFLGVPIAWWGVCFYAAIAAFALYAALSKKERRASVAAAWFMACGGILYSIFLAYIAFVVLAVLCIECTAMYLANMLLFVFLFVAMGVPLGGAPRFVRDYALAVFGRRSNLGFKPAIFKQAAAAGIFFLIGWAAISQIQAKDRSAGGAASLEDKVRAFYMQSLSDIEIDTRWSVWGDPGAKVTIVEFSEFECPFCRLSAFNVKPALQEFRKDIRYYFVHYPLDSSCNDELDRPMHRHACFAARAAVCADRLGDFWGYHDDLFREQAQLTEGKIIAAAKGRGYDMEKFLECVGSPEVDEFVKSQIKAAQRIYVEGTPALYLNGRKLRHWHDRRYLQALVKEEIKRSSKGKGQGSE
- a CDS encoding adenosine deaminase family protein — translated: MTRYPREFLLAIPKSDLHLHLDGSMRLSTLIELARQQKISLPADTEEGLKKAVFKERYRDLVEYLRGFQYTTAVMQTPEALERVAYELCLDSFSEGVRYIEVRFAPQLHSNASMTVDDVLVSVDRGLRRAEAKINAGPDIKSGDEPKFHYGIIGCAMRMFDEQSATYYRRLREIHPYMPEDDMQALASIELVRSLVHARNELGVPIAGFDLAGAEHGYPAEKHRQAYDLAHKHFIKKTVHAGEAYGPASIFQAITDCHADRIGHGTHLFDTSLVDLPTKEERETYVKELWEYIADRRITIEVCLTSNLQTMPHIKGIGGHPLKEMLARRMSVTFCTDNRLISNTTVTKEIELAVTNFEIAPKALKDLIVYGFKRSFYPADYRAKRSYVRSVIDYYEKLEKALL